A section of the Roseovarius sp. W115 genome encodes:
- a CDS encoding TRAP transporter large permease subunit: protein MLFGLDGVEIGLIIVFLCLFGGILSGFPVAFAIGGAGVISFGIIAALDSAGLLIHQAIDTGSEAYRALVAGGLKAETISVFTHPDLPRIGTPVFPQGWETALDRNVSFVVNRMNERVFAGQSIETLLAVLMFVLMGITLERSKIANDLLTTMARVFGPLPGGLAVSVVVVGAFLAASTGIVGATVVTMGLLSLPTMLRNNYSPEIATGVIAASGTLGQIIPPSIVIVLLGTLAGDLYSVAQENRAQEAGCTDALTYLGEPAVVSVGTLFQAALLPGILLALLYALYAFGYALVNPSRAPAVEMGSTNSEPITRSESFTWFLGVPTALIAGVILMGQINIVGSQDLTVDSFSAQGQSASLRTNVSPECQASMIELHGQAAWEAAVAEQEEIDAAGGVQQSKELTEEEVAEALSSKIANAAPIGTGVAILFLLFALVLAVARGIKPSASSKPLLVGAVGVVLALLADILIIGPQMSSGASFLVLAIPTVLALYGCAHGAGRLAQNELIRVVFPPLVLIIAVLGSILGGITNPTPAAALGAGGAIMLAAYRKLKDEERSGRIILFATFAIVVAILIGVNFDLRINVANVSFETWVAFFFAKAAYLYALFGLLFACWVLFAGGVLTPVVRETAKVTSMVFTILIGSQLLNLVVISFGGEHYIQQFLKSFDNEFKVFLIVMLVLFVLGFVLDFLEIIYIVIPIVGPVIYGGTFDPKWVTIMIAVNLQTSFLTPPFGFALFYLRGVAPKEVTTGHIYRGVAPFVLIQVVGLAILWFFPDIVTILPDLIGR from the coding sequence ATGTTGTTTGGACTTGATGGCGTCGAGATCGGCCTGATCATTGTATTTCTATGCCTCTTCGGGGGTATCCTCTCGGGCTTCCCAGTGGCCTTTGCCATTGGTGGGGCCGGGGTCATCTCCTTTGGCATTATCGCCGCGCTCGACAGTGCCGGATTGCTCATACACCAGGCGATAGACACCGGTTCTGAGGCGTATCGCGCGCTTGTTGCGGGTGGGCTAAAAGCCGAGACGATATCCGTCTTTACGCATCCTGATCTGCCGCGAATAGGCACGCCTGTTTTCCCGCAAGGGTGGGAAACCGCGCTTGATCGCAATGTCAGCTTTGTCGTCAACCGCATGAATGAGCGCGTCTTTGCGGGGCAATCCATCGAAACCCTTCTGGCGGTTTTGATGTTTGTCCTGATGGGCATCACTCTGGAACGCTCGAAAATCGCCAACGACCTTCTGACCACAATGGCGCGTGTCTTTGGCCCGCTTCCCGGCGGTTTGGCCGTATCGGTTGTAGTCGTGGGCGCCTTCCTTGCCGCCTCGACCGGGATCGTGGGGGCGACCGTGGTGACCATGGGCTTGCTGAGCTTGCCGACTATGTTGCGCAACAACTATAGCCCCGAGATTGCCACAGGCGTGATTGCAGCGTCGGGCACATTGGGGCAGATCATTCCGCCTTCGATTGTGATCGTTCTCCTGGGCACCTTGGCGGGGGATCTCTATTCCGTTGCACAGGAAAACCGCGCGCAGGAGGCAGGATGTACTGACGCGCTCACCTATCTTGGTGAACCTGCCGTCGTTTCGGTTGGCACGCTGTTTCAGGCGGCTCTGTTGCCCGGTATTCTTTTGGCCTTGCTCTATGCGCTCTATGCGTTCGGCTATGCGCTGGTGAATCCAAGCCGCGCGCCTGCGGTGGAAATGGGCAGCACCAATTCCGAGCCGATCACACGCTCGGAAAGCTTCACCTGGTTTTTGGGCGTGCCCACAGCGCTCATTGCAGGTGTGATCCTGATGGGACAAATCAACATCGTCGGATCACAAGACCTGACCGTGGACAGCTTTAGTGCACAGGGCCAATCGGCCAGCTTGCGTACAAATGTCAGCCCCGAGTGTCAGGCTTCGATGATTGAGTTGCACGGCCAGGCTGCGTGGGAAGCGGCGGTTGCTGAACAAGAGGAAATTGATGCGGCTGGTGGCGTTCAGCAGTCCAAGGAGTTGACCGAGGAAGAGGTCGCCGAGGCGCTGTCGTCCAAGATCGCCAATGCCGCGCCGATCGGGACCGGTGTCGCCATCTTGTTCCTGCTCTTTGCTCTGGTTCTCGCAGTGGCGCGTGGCATCAAACCGTCTGCCAGCTCCAAACCTTTGTTGGTCGGGGCCGTTGGTGTCGTGCTGGCGTTGCTGGCAGACATTTTGATCATTGGCCCTCAGATGTCCTCGGGTGCGTCTTTCCTCGTATTGGCGATCCCAACGGTGCTGGCTCTATACGGATGTGCACATGGGGCAGGGCGGCTGGCTCAGAATGAGCTTATCCGCGTGGTCTTTCCACCGCTGGTTCTCATTATTGCCGTGCTTGGCTCGATCCTTGGCGGCATCACCAATCCAACACCCGCCGCTGCTCTGGGCGCAGGTGGCGCGATCATGCTGGCGGCCTATCGCAAACTGAAAGACGAGGAACGCTCTGGTCGGATCATTCTCTTTGCGACTTTCGCGATTGTTGTTGCCATTCTGATCGGGGTGAATTTCGATCTGCGCATTAACGTCGCCAACGTCAGTTTTGAAACTTGGGTCGCGTTCTTCTTTGCCAAGGCGGCGTATCTTTATGCGCTCTTCGGTCTGCTCTTTGCGTGCTGGGTGCTCTTTGCAGGCGGTGTTTTGACCCCGGTGGTGAGAGAAACGGCCAAGGTCACGAGTATGGTCTTCACCATCCTCATCGGCTCGCAGCTCTTGAACCTGGTGGTGATTTCCTTTGGCGGTGAACACTACATCCAACAGTTCCTGAAGAGCTTTGACAACGAGTTCAAGGTCTTCCTGATCGTGATGCTGGTGCTGTTCGTCCTTGGTTTCGTGCTCGACTTTCTGGAGATCATTTACATCGTGATCCCCATCGTCGGACCAGTCATTTATGGCGGCACGTTTGATCCCAAATGGGTCACGATCATGATTGCAGTGAACCTGCAGACCTCGTTCCTGACACCGCCTTTTGGTTTTGCGCTCTTCTATTTACGAGGGGTCGCGCCGAAAGAAGTCACGACCGGGCATATCTACCGTGGTGTGGCACCTTTCGTGCTGATCCAGGTGGTGGGTCTGGCGATCTTGTGGTTCTTCCCGGACATCGTGACGATCCTGCCGGACCTGATCGGGCGGTAA
- a CDS encoding arginyltransferase, which translates to MRHTLPLAPQFYVTAPQPCPYLEGRMERKLFTALQGDGAQRLNDSLSKQGFRRSQNVLYRPSCADCAACLSARINVAEHTPSRSQRRTLKRAGHLERRATSPWATEEQYALFRRYLEDRHATGGMADMDSFEFAAMIEETPIRTRVVEYVEPESGELVAVCLTDVFDDGVSMVYSFFDTDQNGTSLGTYIILDHIRIAQEADLPYVYLGYWVPGSDKMGYKAGFSGLEVYSGGAWQKMRDPKDYDSKRHPLSNDPIAEQVANISLPDSRPLRTRHE; encoded by the coding sequence ATGCGCCACACGCTTCCACTTGCGCCCCAGTTCTATGTGACGGCCCCACAGCCCTGTCCTTATCTTGAAGGCAGGATGGAGCGAAAGCTGTTCACGGCGCTGCAAGGGGATGGCGCGCAGAGGCTCAATGACTCCCTTTCAAAACAAGGGTTTCGGCGGTCTCAAAATGTCCTTTATCGCCCTTCATGCGCCGATTGCGCGGCCTGTTTGTCGGCCCGGATCAATGTGGCGGAACACACGCCTTCACGCAGCCAGCGCCGCACGCTGAAACGCGCAGGCCATCTTGAGCGTCGGGCCACCTCGCCCTGGGCCACAGAAGAGCAATATGCGCTCTTTCGTCGCTACCTTGAAGACCGGCATGCCACGGGCGGCATGGCAGACATGGACAGCTTTGAATTTGCCGCCATGATCGAAGAGACACCCATCCGCACACGCGTGGTGGAATATGTCGAGCCGGAGAGCGGAGAGCTTGTTGCGGTATGCCTGACGGATGTCTTTGATGACGGGGTCAGCATGGTCTACTCATTCTTTGACACCGACCAGAACGGCACGTCGCTGGGCACCTACATCATCCTTGACCACATCCGCATCGCTCAGGAAGCGGACCTACCATATGTCTACTTGGGCTATTGGGTGCCGGGCAGTGACAAGATGGGCTACAAGGCCGGGTTTTCCGGGCTTGAGGTCTATTCCGGTGGCGCCTGGCAGAAAATGCGTGATCCGAAGGATTACGATTCCAAACGACATCCTTTGTCGAATGATCCCATTGCCGAGCAGGTGGCGAATATCTCGCTACCCGACAGCCGTCCTCTGCGAACACGTCACGAATAA
- a CDS encoding RDD family protein — MTDTSWQIPDPDTQPEFYHDVPVKRLVAWCADTIITLFLCVIILPFTAFTGLFFLPLLFLTVGFFYRLATVTQGSATLGMRLMSIEFITLRGERLDKTYAFWHCLGFTVSCVIPPLLVASGVMMLTTARGQGLTDVMLGTLAVNRRAAM; from the coding sequence ATGACTGACACCAGCTGGCAAATTCCCGATCCGGACACGCAACCGGAGTTTTACCACGACGTTCCGGTGAAACGGCTTGTTGCGTGGTGCGCCGACACCATCATCACGCTGTTTTTGTGCGTCATCATCCTGCCCTTCACTGCGTTTACAGGGCTCTTTTTCCTGCCGCTGCTGTTTCTCACGGTTGGGTTCTTTTATCGCCTTGCCACAGTCACCCAAGGCTCCGCGACCCTGGGGATGCGCTTGATGTCGATTGAATTCATCACCTTACGCGGCGAACGGCTTGATAAGACATATGCGTTTTGGCACTGCCTCGGCTTTACAGTGTCATGTGTCATCCCGCCACTTCTTGTGGCATCAGGCGTGATGATGCTGACCACTGCGCGGGGTCAGGGCCTGACCGATGTGATGCTCGGTACACTTGCCGTAAATCGTCGTGCCGCAATGTAA
- a CDS encoding DUF2852 domain-containing protein yields the protein MSIAATSPHATGSTGWLSRAEAWLDEKGKGAWIALLAVSLIVFWPLGLALLAYMIWSKKMTCHSHKFRRHHPRTGGTGNAAFDAYREETLQRLEEEQQNFEAFLKRLRDARDKAEFDQFIDERAAKVDDTDADTKPA from the coding sequence ATGAGCATCGCCGCCACTTCTCCACACGCCACCGGGTCCACCGGTTGGTTGTCGCGCGCCGAGGCCTGGCTGGATGAAAAAGGCAAAGGTGCCTGGATCGCGCTATTGGCTGTGTCGCTGATCGTGTTCTGGCCGCTTGGTCTTGCCCTTCTGGCCTACATGATCTGGAGCAAAAAAATGACATGCCATTCGCACAAGTTCCGCCGTCATCACCCTCGAACTGGCGGCACGGGCAATGCGGCATTTGACGCCTACCGCGAAGAAACGCTGCAACGTCTGGAAGAAGAACAACAGAACTTTGAAGCGTTCCTCAAACGTCTGCGCGACGCACGGGACAAGGCCGAGTTTGACCAGTTCATTGATGAGCGCGCTGCAAAAGTAGACGACACAGACGCAGACACCAAGCCTGCCTGA
- a CDS encoding glutamine-synthetase adenylyltransferase, with product MSFASRMNRTPDAFDPEAGRETRASLPDLSPELGALIEGAAGCSPYLKSLILREAEWLPSALENPEASLAGLCAELPETSPDQMGAALRRAKGKMALVVALADLGGVWSLEDVTGALTRFADVTVSLALRTTLAPELRRGKVPGMSEDDLDTMAGMFVLAMGKMGAGELNYSSDIDLICLFDDSRFDPADYHDARASFVRATRKMAALLNDRTSDGYVFRTDLRLRPDPAVTPVCLAVSAAETYYESLGRTWERAAYIKARPAAGDLDAGAQFLETMRPFVWRRHLDFAAIEDAHNMRLRIREHKGLGGELNLSGHNIKLGRGGIREIEFFTQTRQLISGGRDAHLRVRGTVEGLDRLKESGWIPDDAAKTLQHHYKFHREIEHRLQMLRDAQTQTLPNTDEEWQRLAAFTGRSLKDMQDDLKARLGEVHEVIEGFFAPEEAASQTATPDGLDEEIIAGWPAYPALRSSRALEIFRRLRPDILSRLSRASNPNEALRAFDGFLAGLPAGVQVFSMFEANPQLIDLLVDIAGTSPALSSYLSRHARVFEAVIAGDFFADWPGEETLFAEAQARLDSEDDYERKLDAARRWHKEWHFRIGVHHLRDLSDAQRAGQQYADLAKATLRVVWDVVRAQFEAKHGPAPGRGAAVLGMGSLGAGWLNAGSDLDLIVIYDPKDDDSSDGPRPLAARPYFARLTQALITALTAPMAEGRLYEVDMRLRPSGNQGPVATSWGSFRSYQRDEAWAWEHLALTRAEVIAGPEDLSADIEAFRQDLLQSKGAAEPVLEEITKMRARIAEAKTPEGEWDTKLGAGRLQEIELIAQAGALMNGNPARSVQDGLESGVAIGWLSDADGAALSEAYALCKKIVQVGRLVSDKPLDTDALGKGAKSFLLREAGFEHLGELQAAVAQATSAAADVIDAALSRKPKDETP from the coding sequence ATGAGTTTTGCGTCGCGCATGAACCGTACGCCTGATGCGTTTGACCCCGAAGCCGGGCGCGAGACGCGTGCGAGTTTGCCCGATCTTTCTCCAGAACTCGGAGCACTGATTGAAGGGGCCGCGGGGTGCAGCCCATATCTGAAATCCCTCATCCTGCGCGAGGCCGAGTGGCTGCCTTCAGCTCTGGAAAACCCCGAAGCGTCTTTGGCGGGCCTTTGCGCTGAATTACCTGAAACGTCTCCTGATCAAATGGGCGCAGCTTTGCGCCGTGCCAAAGGGAAAATGGCGCTCGTCGTGGCTCTGGCAGATCTTGGTGGTGTCTGGTCGTTGGAGGACGTCACGGGCGCGCTCACCCGGTTTGCTGATGTGACCGTGTCTCTTGCGCTGCGCACGACCCTTGCCCCGGAATTGCGGCGCGGCAAGGTGCCAGGCATGTCGGAAGATGATCTCGACACGATGGCGGGCATGTTCGTCTTGGCGATGGGCAAGATGGGGGCAGGCGAGCTCAATTACAGCTCAGACATCGATCTTATCTGTCTCTTTGATGACAGTCGGTTTGATCCCGCTGATTACCATGACGCCCGCGCCAGTTTTGTGCGCGCCACACGTAAAATGGCTGCACTTCTCAACGACCGAACATCCGACGGTTATGTCTTCCGCACCGATTTGCGATTGCGCCCTGATCCGGCGGTGACACCGGTTTGCCTCGCTGTGTCTGCCGCAGAGACCTACTACGAAAGTCTGGGGCGCACTTGGGAGCGTGCCGCCTATATCAAGGCCCGTCCGGCCGCCGGTGATCTGGATGCGGGGGCGCAGTTTCTGGAAACGATGCGCCCATTTGTGTGGCGAAGGCACCTTGATTTTGCCGCCATCGAAGACGCGCATAATATGCGTTTACGCATTCGGGAGCATAAGGGGCTGGGCGGTGAGCTGAACCTGTCTGGGCACAACATCAAACTCGGGCGTGGGGGTATTCGCGAGATCGAGTTTTTCACGCAGACACGGCAGCTCATTTCAGGAGGGCGCGACGCACATCTCAGGGTGCGTGGCACCGTTGAAGGGTTAGACCGCTTGAAAGAAAGCGGCTGGATTCCTGATGACGCGGCCAAGACCTTACAACATCATTACAAGTTTCACCGCGAGATTGAGCACAGGCTGCAGATGCTGCGCGATGCGCAGACGCAGACCCTACCCAATACTGACGAAGAATGGCAGCGTCTGGCCGCCTTTACGGGCCGTTCACTCAAAGATATGCAGGACGATCTCAAGGCACGCCTTGGCGAAGTACACGAGGTGATTGAAGGCTTCTTTGCACCAGAAGAGGCCGCGTCGCAAACAGCGACACCGGACGGTCTGGACGAAGAAATTATTGCGGGTTGGCCGGCTTACCCTGCATTGCGGTCGTCGCGCGCGCTGGAAATCTTTCGCCGGCTGCGCCCCGATATCCTGTCGCGCCTGTCGCGCGCTTCAAACCCCAATGAGGCTTTGCGCGCCTTTGACGGGTTCCTCGCAGGCTTGCCAGCCGGTGTGCAGGTATTCTCGATGTTCGAGGCCAATCCGCAATTGATTGACCTTCTGGTTGATATTGCAGGTACGTCTCCGGCGTTGTCTTCCTATTTGTCGCGCCACGCGAGAGTTTTCGAGGCGGTGATCGCGGGTGATTTCTTTGCCGATTGGCCGGGTGAAGAGACGCTTTTTGCTGAGGCGCAGGCCCGGCTTGACAGTGAAGATGACTACGAACGCAAGCTGGATGCGGCCCGGCGGTGGCACAAGGAATGGCATTTCCGCATCGGCGTGCATCATCTGCGCGACCTGAGCGACGCACAGCGGGCAGGGCAGCAATATGCAGACCTGGCCAAGGCGACGTTGCGGGTTGTGTGGGATGTGGTGCGCGCGCAATTTGAGGCCAAACACGGTCCGGCGCCGGGGCGCGGTGCTGCTGTTCTGGGGATGGGCTCACTGGGGGCAGGGTGGCTCAATGCCGGATCAGACCTTGATCTGATTGTGATTTATGACCCAAAGGACGACGACAGCTCTGATGGCCCTCGTCCCTTGGCAGCCAGACCTTATTTTGCACGTCTCACACAGGCTCTGATCACCGCGCTTACGGCCCCGATGGCCGAAGGGCGGCTCTATGAGGTGGATATGCGCCTGAGGCCCTCGGGCAATCAGGGCCCGGTGGCGACAAGCTGGGGGTCGTTTCGATCTTATCAGCGGGATGAGGCCTGGGCGTGGGAGCATCTTGCGCTGACGCGCGCCGAGGTGATTGCAGGGCCAGAAGACCTCAGCGCGGATATCGAGGCATTTCGGCAAGACTTGTTGCAATCCAAAGGCGCGGCTGAACCCGTTTTGGAAGAAATCACCAAGATGCGGGCCCGCATTGCTGAGGCCAAAACCCCAGAAGGTGAATGGGATACCAAGCTTGGGGCTGGACGCCTGCAGGAAATCGAATTGATTGCACAGGCCGGAGCGTTGATGAACGGAAATCCGGCGCGCAGCGTGCAAGACGGTCTGGAGAGTGGTGTCGCAATCGGATGGTTGAGTGACGCAGACGGGGCGGCGCTTTCTGAGGCTTATGCGCTTTGTAAGAAAATTGTTCAGGTGGGCCGACTAGTCAGTGACAAGCCGCTCGACACAGATGCGCTTGGCAAAGGCGCGAAGTCTTTTTTGCTGAGGGAAGCGGGGTTTGAGCATCTGGGCGAACTGCAAGCCGCTGTGGCTCAAGCCACGTCTGCCGCGGCGGACGTGATAGATGCGGCGCTGAGCCGCAAACCAAAGGATGAGACCCCATGA
- a CDS encoding DUF6778 family protein, with protein sequence MKPIRIFVMAVAGLALAGCSSVDTATRNAPAQVVASGAVPVDQLSFDIQEIRVSVPKSLTVSEANRYLPKADIVWREDAPGDRHAQVQAIFEDAMARGVSGLPQGTLPVVLDIQVTRFHALTEKARYTVGGVHDLEFLVILRHPETGQMLNTPYQVTADLKAFGGSAALEAEARGETQKVRITDHLAKVIRTELTSQEGYKAPKHGVLGFLNSI encoded by the coding sequence ATGAAACCTATTCGTATTTTCGTCATGGCTGTGGCAGGCCTTGCGCTTGCAGGCTGTTCATCCGTTGATACCGCGACGCGCAACGCCCCGGCACAAGTCGTGGCATCGGGTGCAGTTCCGGTTGATCAATTGTCTTTTGACATCCAAGAGATCCGGGTCAGCGTGCCTAAGTCGCTGACCGTGTCAGAGGCCAATCGATACCTGCCCAAAGCCGACATTGTCTGGCGCGAAGATGCGCCTGGAGATCGTCACGCACAGGTGCAGGCGATTTTTGAGGACGCAATGGCCCGTGGGGTCAGCGGTCTTCCGCAGGGCACTTTGCCGGTTGTGCTGGATATTCAGGTCACCCGTTTTCATGCGCTGACGGAAAAAGCCCGTTACACGGTGGGCGGCGTGCATGATCTCGAATTTCTTGTCATCCTGCGTCATCCTGAAACCGGCCAGATGCTTAACACTCCCTACCAAGTGACGGCGGACCTCAAAGCCTTTGGCGGGAGTGCGGCCCTGGAGGCGGAAGCGCGCGGTGAAACCCAGAAAGTGCGCATCACAGACCACCTGGCCAAGGTCATCCGGACCGAACTCACCAGTCAGGAAGGGTACAAAGCCCCCAAGCATGGCGTTTTGGGCTTTCTCAACAGCATCTGA
- a CDS encoding RSP_2647 family RNA methyltransferase yields the protein MTSSSLPVIRLKPKANAAAIRHGAPWVYDNELVTDRRTKAIAPGSIAILEDAARAPLALVAVNPSSRIMARVLSRDVSTRIDKTWLASKLQRALALRSKLFDAAYYRLIHAEADGLPGVIIDRFGDIAVVQPNAAWADVLLSELTEALTDVAGVSCVLKNASGRARGLEGLDDVSTTLAGTAPSGPIPVPMNDATYMADLVDGQKTGLFFDQRPNHAFAARLAKDARVLDVFSHVGGFALAALKAGATSALAVDGSAPALELALKGAEASGVADRFDTRQGDAFDVLTKLNEEGAQFDLVICDPPAFAPNRKALEAGLRAYERIARLASPLVSEGGALVLCSCSHAASLEKFRASSVRGIGRAGREATLIHTGFAGPDHPLHASLAESGYLKALFFRL from the coding sequence ATGACATCGTCCTCTTTGCCTGTGATCCGTCTTAAACCCAAAGCAAATGCCGCCGCCATCCGCCATGGCGCACCATGGGTTTATGACAATGAGCTGGTCACAGACCGGCGCACCAAGGCGATTGCGCCGGGCAGTATTGCCATATTGGAAGATGCGGCGCGCGCGCCTCTGGCACTTGTCGCGGTGAACCCATCCTCGCGGATCATGGCCCGGGTGCTGAGCCGTGATGTTTCGACCCGGATCGACAAAACGTGGCTTGCGTCCAAACTCCAACGCGCCTTGGCCCTGCGCTCCAAGCTTTTTGACGCGGCATATTACCGCCTGATCCATGCAGAAGCTGACGGTTTGCCCGGTGTGATCATAGATCGCTTTGGTGATATCGCCGTTGTGCAGCCCAATGCCGCCTGGGCGGACGTGCTGTTGTCAGAGCTTACAGAGGCTTTGACGGACGTGGCGGGTGTGTCCTGCGTCCTGAAGAACGCGTCGGGCCGCGCACGGGGATTGGAAGGGTTGGACGATGTATCCACGACCTTGGCGGGCACCGCGCCTTCGGGCCCCATTCCCGTGCCAATGAACGATGCGACATACATGGCTGATCTTGTCGACGGGCAAAAGACCGGGCTTTTCTTTGACCAACGCCCCAACCATGCCTTTGCGGCTCGGCTGGCAAAGGACGCGCGTGTTTTGGATGTTTTCAGCCATGTGGGCGGCTTTGCCCTCGCCGCTTTGAAGGCCGGTGCCACATCTGCATTGGCGGTAGATGGGTCAGCTCCGGCTCTGGAGCTTGCTTTGAAAGGGGCAGAGGCTTCGGGTGTCGCTGATCGCTTTGATACGCGCCAAGGGGATGCCTTTGATGTCCTGACCAAGCTGAACGAAGAGGGCGCGCAGTTTGATCTGGTCATCTGTGATCCGCCCGCCTTTGCGCCCAACCGCAAGGCACTTGAGGCGGGTCTCAGAGCCTATGAGCGCATTGCCCGGCTTGCATCCCCATTGGTAAGCGAAGGCGGGGCACTGGTGCTTTGTTCGTGTTCCCATGCGGCCTCACTTGAAAAGTTTCGCGCAAGTTCTGTGCGCGGCATTGGAAGGGCAGGGCGCGAGGCCACACTTATTCACACCGGGTTTGCCGGACCCGATCACCCGCTGCATGCGTCTCTTGCCGAAAGCGGTTATCTCAAAGCTTTGTTTTTCCGGCTATGA
- a CDS encoding RSP_2648 family PIN domain-containing protein, whose translation MRAVLDTCVIYPTVMREMLLSVAGAGAYTPLWSARIIEEWQRAAQKLGPDGVAQAASEAALLKVSWPKAEVTWPPSLEQRLWLPDKADHHVLAAAIAGSADIILTVNAKDFPRHILAEEGISRADPDGFLIGLYEAQPELIRDVAQNVLTKARALSQDDWQMRPLLKKARLPRLGKALG comes from the coding sequence ATGAGAGCGGTGCTGGACACCTGTGTGATCTACCCAACGGTGATGCGCGAAATGCTGTTGAGTGTTGCTGGCGCAGGGGCCTACACACCGCTTTGGTCTGCGCGCATCATCGAGGAATGGCAACGTGCCGCACAAAAACTGGGCCCGGATGGTGTGGCGCAAGCTGCATCGGAAGCCGCATTGCTCAAAGTTTCGTGGCCCAAAGCAGAAGTGACCTGGCCTCCATCTTTGGAACAGCGTTTGTGGCTTCCGGACAAAGCCGACCATCACGTTTTGGCTGCTGCCATTGCCGGGTCGGCGGATATCATCCTGACGGTGAATGCCAAGGATTTCCCACGCCATATCCTCGCGGAAGAGGGCATCAGCCGGGCTGATCCGGACGGGTTTCTCATTGGTCTATATGAGGCTCAGCCAGAATTGATCCGTGACGTGGCGCAAAATGTTTTGACCAAGGCCCGGGCGTTGTCGCAAGACGATTGGCAGATGCGGCCGCTTTTGAAAAAGGCGCGATTGCCAAGGTTGGGCAAGGCTTTGGGGTAA
- a CDS encoding M48 family metalloprotease, whose protein sequence is MIKFFPILLAVIYGLVMYRFSVWRTSRELDERSTELADPKLKRLTDKMASALDLDRVKVHIYEIDPVNGLAAPDGRIFITRGFYRKYQNGEVSAEELASVIAHELGHVALGHSRRRMIDFSGQNALRTALAMILSRFIPGVGVWIANMLTTVLAARLSRGDEYEADAYAAALLTKAGIGTHPQKTLFNKLEDLTQARSGAMPAWLMSHPKTPERIAAIEKLEQRWLEA, encoded by the coding sequence ATGATTAAGTTTTTCCCGATCCTTTTGGCGGTCATCTACGGGCTGGTCATGTACCGGTTTTCTGTCTGGCGCACGTCGCGTGAGCTGGACGAGCGATCCACCGAACTGGCCGATCCCAAGCTCAAACGTCTGACCGACAAAATGGCCAGCGCGCTCGATCTGGATCGGGTCAAGGTGCATATTTACGAGATTGACCCGGTGAACGGTTTGGCCGCGCCTGATGGGCGAATTTTCATCACGCGGGGATTCTATCGCAAATACCAAAACGGCGAGGTCAGCGCCGAAGAATTGGCAAGCGTGATTGCGCATGAGCTGGGACATGTGGCGCTTGGCCATTCGCGCCGACGCATGATCGACTTTTCAGGGCAAAACGCCCTGCGCACAGCCCTTGCTATGATCCTGTCGCGGTTCATTCCCGGGGTTGGTGTTTGGATTGCCAATATGCTCACCACGGTATTGGCTGCACGATTGTCGCGCGGGGATGAGTACGAGGCCGATGCCTATGCCGCAGCCCTTTTGACCAAGGCCGGGATTGGTACGCATCCGCAAAAAACGCTTTTCAACAAGCTTGAAGACCTGACCCAAGCGCGCTCAGGCGCAATGCCGGCATGGCTGATGAGCCACCCCAAGACGCCGGAACGCATCGCCGCGATCGAAAAACTGGAACAGCGCTGGCTGGAAGCGTAA